One Gimesia aquarii DNA segment encodes these proteins:
- a CDS encoding DUF1501 domain-containing protein gives MNEFEMNRRQALIASGLGTLSLGMPGMVMGSDKVDASGNAVASEKSCIFVLLCGGPSHLDTWDMKPEAPVEYRGPYMPIATKVPGMQINEMHTELAKLTDQFTLINSMSHPGAISNHFDAMHNLLSGQSNKRVQQGLPNEQPYLGSYVAKHKPSKRNFVSNAWLIKCVGPPVFCAPNIGIGGYLGSAYAPVFVGSANNHPAMKGFKPPEIYNPYDEQRFEERKSLLRGLESSSLDKDQSVKDWSDLREKTYEALTRAEGRKAFEMDSEPVKVRERYGMHPLGQNLLLARRMVQSGVRFVTVNGWTGQAEHDKKGPPSSSWDMHGGNMGMGNAFGNGSYGMGFCLPRLDQALSALLSDLKKSGMLENTLVVVTGEFGRTPHVLKQDPPGRQHWPRCFSSIIAGAGIAGGNVYGKSNKYGQYPTKNPVRPEELAATIYHALDIPINDPQDPTGILRELTTGKPIMELFG, from the coding sequence ATGAACGAATTTGAAATGAACCGACGGCAGGCCCTGATTGCGAGTGGCTTAGGTACGCTGAGTCTTGGTATGCCGGGAATGGTGATGGGAAGCGACAAAGTGGATGCCTCGGGCAATGCTGTTGCCTCGGAAAAGTCTTGCATCTTTGTCCTGCTCTGTGGTGGACCGAGCCACCTTGATACCTGGGATATGAAACCCGAAGCGCCCGTGGAATACCGCGGACCATACATGCCCATTGCAACCAAAGTGCCGGGTATGCAAATCAACGAGATGCATACCGAGCTGGCGAAGCTGACCGACCAATTCACGCTCATCAATTCCATGTCGCATCCGGGAGCGATCAGTAATCACTTCGACGCGATGCATAATCTGCTGAGTGGTCAATCAAATAAACGTGTGCAGCAGGGTTTGCCAAACGAACAACCCTACCTGGGTTCGTACGTCGCCAAACACAAACCGAGCAAACGCAATTTTGTTTCCAACGCATGGCTCATCAAATGCGTGGGTCCGCCTGTCTTTTGCGCGCCCAATATTGGCATCGGCGGCTATCTCGGTTCGGCTTATGCTCCCGTGTTTGTCGGCTCGGCCAACAATCATCCGGCGATGAAAGGCTTCAAGCCGCCAGAAATCTACAATCCCTATGATGAGCAACGATTTGAAGAACGCAAATCTCTGCTCCGTGGCCTGGAATCCAGCAGCCTGGATAAGGACCAGAGTGTAAAGGACTGGTCTGACCTCCGCGAGAAGACCTACGAAGCCCTGACGCGCGCCGAAGGTCGCAAGGCGTTTGAGATGGATTCTGAGCCCGTCAAAGTCCGCGAACGATATGGTATGCATCCCCTCGGGCAGAATCTGCTGCTCGCCCGGCGCATGGTGCAATCGGGTGTTCGCTTTGTGACAGTCAACGGCTGGACCGGACAGGCAGAACATGACAAGAAAGGCCCCCCGAGCAGCAGTTGGGACATGCATGGCGGAAATATGGGCATGGGCAACGCCTTCGGCAACGGTTCTTATGGCATGGGATTCTGTTTGCCTCGTCTGGATCAGGCGCTTTCAGCACTGCTTTCTGATCTCAAAAAGAGCGGCATGCTGGAGAACACACTGGTTGTTGTGACCGGCGAGTTTGGCCGCACTCCCCACGTTCTGAAACAGGATCCGCCAGGACGACAGCACTGGCCACGGTGTTTCTCCTCGATCATCGCTGGCGCGGGCATCGCAGGCGGAAACGTATACGGCAAGTCCAACAAGTACGGCCAGTATCCCACCAAAAACCCCGTCCGCCCCGAGGAGTTAGCTGCGACCATCTACCACGCGCTCGACATTCCGATCAACGATCCCCAAGACCCCACCGGCATTTTACGCGAACTGACAACGGGCAAACCGATCATGGAATTGTTTGGATAG
- a CDS encoding two pore domain potassium channel family protein, whose protein sequence is MMSEPHKRRSPRRRFLVRLIVFTVVAMIVDAIALGMGAFGFHYFEGLDWLDASLNASLVMTGNGPLHHPESAEGKLFVTLYAILGVILFAAVIGAFLTPVFQWVLHGLQRQGRNGKNKNEQHKTGKT, encoded by the coding sequence ATGATGAGTGAGCCTCATAAACGGCGATCGCCTCGTAGGCGATTTCTTGTGCGGTTAATCGTCTTCACAGTCGTTGCCATGATTGTCGATGCCATTGCATTAGGGATGGGGGCATTTGGTTTTCACTATTTTGAAGGACTTGACTGGTTAGATGCCAGTCTCAATGCTTCCTTAGTGATGACCGGTAATGGGCCCCTGCATCACCCTGAGTCCGCAGAAGGTAAACTGTTCGTGACACTCTACGCGATTCTGGGCGTGATTCTGTTTGCCGCAGTCATTGGCGCCTTTCTAACTCCCGTGTTCCAATGGGTGCTTCACGGATTACAACGCCAAGGAAGAAATGGGAAAAACAAAAACGAACAACACAAAACTGGAAAGACGTAA
- a CDS encoding DUF4396 domain-containing protein — MLTTIATVSLVLAVFCALWLLIDVIRHPQHMAIMNVVWPLTALYAGPLALLIYYWFGRMSVHDSMHEGHGMHDQQSMHQDHSMHGEHDMHGAQHADEMPSMGGHTMSSMPEKPFWQSVVVGSTHCGSGCTVGDIIAEGGMHFLVPTVISLTGVSLVFTAWGIDYVLALLFGVAFQYFSIVPMRQLAFKEGLVTAFKVDFLSLTFWQIGMYGWMGICLFVIFGIESIEMAKTSPVFWFMMQIAMLCGFLTTFPMNWWLIRAGIKEKM; from the coding sequence TTAGTTCTGGCTGTTTTCTGTGCACTCTGGCTACTGATTGATGTCATTAGACATCCCCAGCATATGGCGATCATGAATGTAGTCTGGCCTTTGACGGCCCTTTACGCGGGACCGCTGGCGTTGCTGATTTATTACTGGTTCGGACGGATGAGCGTGCACGATTCGATGCACGAGGGTCATGGCATGCACGACCAACAAAGTATGCACCAGGACCACAGTATGCATGGTGAGCACGACATGCATGGCGCGCAGCACGCAGATGAGATGCCGTCCATGGGAGGTCATACGATGTCTTCGATGCCGGAAAAACCGTTCTGGCAAAGCGTGGTTGTCGGGTCGACCCACTGCGGCAGTGGTTGCACGGTGGGCGACATTATCGCGGAAGGGGGCATGCATTTTCTGGTGCCGACCGTGATCAGTCTGACGGGAGTCTCGCTTGTATTCACCGCCTGGGGCATCGACTATGTACTGGCGCTGCTGTTTGGTGTCGCCTTCCAGTATTTCAGTATCGTTCCCATGCGGCAGCTTGCATTCAAAGAAGGACTTGTGACGGCATTCAAGGTCGATTTTCTCTCGTTGACTTTCTGGCAGATCGGCATGTATGGCTGGATGGGGATCTGTCTGTTTGTGATATTCGGCATCGAGAGTATTGAGATGGCAAAAACCAGTCCGGTCTTTTGGTTCATGATGCAGATCGCCATGCTGTGCGGCTTTTTGACTACTTTTCCAATGAACTGGTGGTTGATTCGCGCGGGCATCAAAGAAAAGATGTAG
- a CDS encoding phosphotransferase enzyme family protein, whose product MNPNLLPVDDSLPYHDALAQCIDHWGLVPEKTELVRDGVNHVFATEFENGAPVIIRISDGALRGRDEILGELLWLDHLIRHGCTVTTPVPSRGGDLLETIELDADTMHVSCFERFGGRQLDPATDADWNDELFLKLGREIGRIHRASDKLQLPADHDRRPWYESKLTQFPDPLPETFNPQVVDTMRVFIDELRRRPTPSRHYGLVHRDLHEGNFLVEDGKVEIIDFDLGCYGWRTMDLAVLLFSSYYYPSLRVPHASELAGHVLAMVVQGYRDEYTLDGEQLDTVGDMILLHTILNYIVMVPAVEHWQIVLGDPHPTVTESLAWIEQLWLNGHKLQVDLSRV is encoded by the coding sequence GTGAATCCGAATCTCTTACCGGTAGATGACTCTTTGCCCTATCACGATGCACTCGCACAATGTATTGATCACTGGGGACTCGTTCCCGAGAAGACGGAGTTAGTCCGCGATGGCGTCAATCATGTATTTGCCACAGAGTTCGAGAACGGTGCTCCGGTCATTATCCGTATCAGTGATGGTGCGCTGCGCGGACGAGATGAGATCTTAGGAGAATTGCTCTGGCTGGATCACCTGATCCGCCATGGTTGCACGGTCACGACTCCAGTTCCTTCACGCGGTGGAGACCTGCTCGAGACCATCGAACTGGACGCGGACACAATGCACGTTTCCTGCTTCGAACGATTCGGAGGTCGGCAACTCGACCCGGCAACCGATGCAGATTGGAATGACGAACTCTTTCTGAAACTGGGTCGCGAGATCGGCCGCATCCACCGCGCTTCGGACAAGCTGCAATTACCTGCCGACCATGACCGTAGGCCCTGGTATGAAAGTAAGCTTACACAGTTTCCAGATCCGCTTCCTGAAACCTTCAACCCGCAAGTCGTGGACACAATGCGCGTCTTTATAGACGAATTGCGCAGGCGACCCACACCGTCTCGTCACTATGGACTGGTTCATCGAGATCTTCATGAGGGGAATTTTCTTGTTGAGGATGGTAAGGTAGAGATTATCGATTTCGACCTTGGCTGTTACGGCTGGCGAACGATGGACCTGGCCGTGCTGCTCTTCTCGAGCTACTATTACCCCAGTCTCCGAGTGCCGCATGCCAGCGAGTTGGCCGGACATGTTCTGGCGATGGTAGTACAGGGCTACCGTGACGAATACACACTCGATGGCGAACAGTTAGATACGGTGGGAGACATGATTTTGCTGCACACCATTCTCAACTACATCGTCATGGTGCCGGCTGTGGAACATTGGCAGATCGTGCTGGGCGACCCGCATCCAACCGTAACAGAAAGCCTGGCGTGGATTGAGCAGCTCTGGCTTAATGGCCACAAACTGCAAGTCGACCTTAGTAGAGTTTAA
- a CDS encoding HEAT repeat domain-containing protein has protein sequence MNHSGSNAYDLLSFCDNANQKTQAFHAELSSFEKGSEKWNEFLWSGCDSENNLIQVTAFHEIRKSDDPSWLSPLFERLKTETFPTTLAAIFCAIGGLGGFQSREDYAHYFEETDINIRGAAMQILYFLPDEDAIELLLKVLQQDPNPKLRSEAAERLAYLHSDAGLPLLLDSFENKSFLVKIGAVRALCILKNPTGLNALHHLIESHQTLSKQDRTILIHHVCGLLIDVGIELPPCDRPEDFPLESIIKKATDWIENALNVDRPLTEM, from the coding sequence ATGAATCACTCTGGCTCCAATGCATATGACTTACTTTCGTTTTGTGATAATGCCAATCAAAAAACTCAGGCATTTCATGCGGAACTATCATCGTTTGAAAAAGGGAGTGAGAAATGGAACGAGTTTCTTTGGTCAGGTTGTGATAGTGAAAACAATCTGATACAGGTAACCGCTTTTCATGAAATCAGAAAGAGCGATGATCCCAGTTGGTTAAGCCCTCTTTTCGAGCGGTTGAAAACTGAAACGTTCCCAACAACTTTAGCTGCCATTTTTTGTGCAATCGGCGGGCTGGGAGGATTTCAGTCCCGGGAGGACTATGCACATTATTTTGAAGAGACTGATATTAATATTCGCGGTGCAGCGATGCAAATTCTCTATTTCTTACCAGATGAGGATGCGATCGAACTGCTCTTGAAAGTCCTACAACAAGACCCAAACCCCAAACTGCGAAGCGAAGCTGCAGAAAGACTCGCATATTTACATTCAGATGCGGGACTGCCACTTTTACTTGATTCTTTTGAGAACAAAAGTTTTTTAGTAAAAATCGGTGCTGTGCGTGCTCTGTGTATTTTGAAGAATCCAACTGGTCTTAATGCTCTTCATCATTTGATCGAATCGCATCAAACATTATCAAAACAAGATCGAACAATTTTAATACATCATGTGTGTGGATTATTGATCGATGTTGGAATTGAACTCCCTCCCTGTGATCGTCCAGAGGATTTCCCTTTGGAATCCATTATCAAAAAGGCAACTGACTGGATCGAAAATGCTCTGAATGTAGATCGCCCTCTTACCGAGATGTAA
- a CDS encoding alpha/beta fold hydrolase, with amino-acid sequence MNFVLVHGACHGGWCWEPVEKLLRSRGHEVYSPTLTGMGDRAHLLIPDITAQTHIDDISNLIQIEGLNEVVLVGHSYAGLVIAGATESVAQQIKQLVFLDAYIPQNGKTGFEIIGEPFVTDWTQAADQYGDGWLNHADERSLDSWGVKDRHLRKMMLPKLTDFSINFLKAPIKLSEAFDHAEKTFIHCSEKTYCYDLMFPFYQYAKDNHWPTFVIETGHDPMLTKPQELVEILLSSS; translated from the coding sequence ATGAATTTTGTATTAGTTCATGGCGCTTGTCACGGTGGTTGGTGCTGGGAGCCTGTTGAAAAATTATTGCGGTCTCGAGGTCATGAAGTCTATAGTCCAACATTGACCGGCATGGGTGATCGCGCTCATTTGTTAATCCCTGATATTACTGCGCAAACCCATATCGATGATATTTCCAATCTCATTCAAATCGAAGGTTTAAACGAGGTTGTTTTGGTAGGGCATAGTTATGCCGGTTTAGTGATTGCAGGCGCTACTGAGTCTGTCGCGCAACAGATAAAGCAATTAGTGTTTTTAGATGCGTATATCCCCCAAAACGGTAAAACTGGTTTCGAAATTATTGGCGAACCTTTTGTGACTGACTGGACACAAGCAGCTGATCAATATGGTGATGGTTGGCTAAACCATGCAGATGAACGTTCTTTAGATTCATGGGGTGTTAAAGATCGACATTTACGAAAAATGATGTTACCCAAGCTGACCGACTTTTCGATTAATTTCTTAAAGGCGCCAATAAAATTGTCGGAAGCTTTTGATCATGCTGAGAAAACATTTATTCATTGTAGCGAAAAGACCTATTGTTATGATTTAATGTTCCCTTTCTACCAATACGCGAAAGACAATCATTGGCCAACGTTTGTGATTGAGACTGGCCATGATCCAATGCTGACTAAGCCTCAAGAACTGGTAGAGATATTACTATCTTCTTCGTGA